The Rhodopirellula halodulae genome includes the window CAATCGGGCCTCGTCGCAGAAAGGCCCAATGACAGCGGATGGCTGCAGTTAAACTTAGTTGGTGTGCAATCGCCACGGCAGGGCCAAGGCGCGAAGGTAAGCGTCACGCAGGGCGATCAAGTTTGGTATCAGGAGCTGTCAGGGGGCGGCACGTATCTGTCCACCGACGAAAAGCGTTTGCACTTCGGCTTTCCAGAGAACTTCCCCGTCCAAATGGAGGTGCAGTGGCCGAGTGGCTCCCTTCAACGCTTGAGCAACGTTGAGTTGGGACAGGTGCTCTTCGTGGTTGAAGGCACCTGATCGAAAGGATTTAATCGGTCGGCTCGTGGCCACGGTGGTCGGTGCCCGCGGTGCCCCGTGCTTGGGGGAAGCTACTTGCTGGGGCGGCGAATGGCCTGGTCCCGTGGGATGGGGCTTCCCAGGTTCGGAGTGCCGTCATCATCCACCGACATCGGCTGCAAGTGGATCACCCGTTTCCATCCAGGCGTTCGATCAACCTTGGAGTGAAAGACATGCCACCACTCCTGCTGATCGATTGTTGGTGCGAAGCAAGAGTGCCCTACCCCGAAGACTTCTTCCGTGCTTTGGAATGCCGGTTGGGGATGCTTTTTCCAGGACGCCGGGTCGAGTGGATCATCCCCAATCAGCTCCAGGCGCCCCAGTTTGTAGGTGGGCAGCCATGAAGCCGCGCAGGAATAGAAAACAAAGGTTCGGTCGTTGGCTTGAAAGACTTCAGGACCTTCGTTGAGGCCACGTTGTGACGGATCCGGTTCGACTCGCTCCCAAAGGTAATCGTCGTTGTCACAAACTCGCACGCGAGGACCGGACATTTCCGTCGGCGACTTCATGGGGGCAATGTAGAGGTACTGATTGTCGCTGCCCGGTTTGTCCCATCCCGACCAGAGTGCGTACAGCTTTTCATTGTGTTCGAGCACGGTCATGTCGATCGCCCACACGTTCGGTGATCGGCCGTCTTCGCCATCGCCCGTGGCGAATGGGCCGTGTAAATCGTAGGAGCCAAATGGATCCTTGGTTTGGGAGACGAGGACGTATGCCAAGTGATTCGCATTGTCGCCGTCGGATGCGGCGAAGTAGACGTGCCAGCGTTCGTTGATCAGGTGAAGTTCCGGTGCCCAGACCTCTTTGGAGTAAGGACCTTGGTCAGGAGCCGTCCAGATCAGATGCTCCGTTCCCATGGAAGTCAGGTCGGGGCTCTCGCTCAGGATGATTCCTCGGTCATTGGCCGATCGGCACCAAAGATAGCGAGAGTTCGCTTCGTCCAGGACCACCCAAGGATCCGCCGCTTTCGCGATTGGATTGGTGAAATGGGATGTGGGATCCAATGCGGTGGAATCCTCGGTTCGGCCAATCGACATCCAGGCCAACAGGGTCAGGAAGGTCGCCGCGACGATGCGTGGCGTAATCAAGGTGGAAATGCCGTGGGATTTCATGATTGGTCGCTGCGATTGCACGGATGACAGGTTTTTTTGTGGCAAAGAAACTTTGTCATCGTAGTCTGGGCGAACTTTACGAAACAGTCGCCGACCCACGGCTCGCGAAAAATCGCAACACGGCTGTCATTTGCCGCATTCGACCGAAGGGTGCTACTTCATCAGCACGCGGCGGATAAATCCATGTTGCTGGTGGGCAGATCCGACGCACCAGACTTCCTGGATATCCAGGTGTCGGAACGTCTTGTCGGCTTCCTCAAACAGTTTGCGAAGACGTGCCCGAATGACTTCATGCTTTTCGCGAATCTCTTCGTCGACCTCGTGCGGTTTCGCAATCGCGGCCAGGTTCCGTTTGGATTGCTCCGCTTCCTCTGCGGTGATTTTGCAACGACGAGCGGCAATCGCGGTGGCATCTTCGCCTCCGCTCTCATACGACCAGAACCAAACGGAAACGGGCGAGATCAGGAGCAGCGTCGTTTTCGAGGCCCCGATATCGACCAAGGCCAATGTCGGTTGTTTACCAAGTGAAGTGATTGATTGGTTGGCGTTCGTCGCGACGGTCTCTTCCTCTTCGTCACCCTTTTTTTTCTTCTTCTTTGCAGGCTTCTCTTCCGGCAGGTCGAGCGTTTCTGAAAACTCAAACGCAGCGAAGTTGGCCAGAGCAATTGATTCGGGAACCATCCCGTCTAACTTCAGCCCCGCCAATCCAAGGAGATCTGTTCGGCGACTGACGGCGAGATTCGTTGCGGCAGACATCACAACGGGGCGTCCGATCACACTTTCCTTTTGAAGAGGCGCGCACCAAGTCAGCAAAGCCAAGTCATCGCTCGCGATCGGGATTCGAGTCTTCACTTCTGTTTCGATCAGCTTGTCCGCATCCTTGTCCTTGACGGGCGGAAGTTCGCAGAAACGCGCGACACCGTCGCAGGCCGGCAGGTTGGCGAACACGAGCGTGTCGTCGACGTTGATTTCCTCCAACAACCGGGTGACCGCTTCCGGGATCAATTCAGTCGCCGTCTTGGATCCACCGCGGCAAGTGGGCTGTTTGAACTCAAGTTGGTGGACGGCTTCGACGATTGGTTCGTCGACGCCTTTTTCGAGTCGGATTTTGACCGCATGAATGGCGGAAGAACCAATGTCGATTCCCCAGGCTGGTTTTGCTTTCGAAAAGCCCAGTTTGGACATCACTCCTTTCTTGGGAAGCAGATTTCCCGTGATGCGTGTTCGTCCCAAGGCGTGCAACGCCAAACCGATGGCGGCCGCATAAGGTGCGAAGCTGGACGGACGTTCGCTCAATTCGTCTAGCTTGAGAGATTGTGGGTTGGCAAACACGCCGACGCGTCCGCCCAGCCAGCTTTGGTTCTTGCCCCGCCAATTGGCGAGGCCATCGCGGGCGGTGGTGCGTTTGGATTTGACCGCTTGGGAAAGTTGCTTCACGCACTCGGCGGCTTTCCCATCAGATGGAAATTCTTTCGCGTATCGCATCGCAAGCCGGCCCAGTGCGTTGCTGGCGAACGGTTCGACATCGAACTGTTTTGACAGCCAGCATGCCATGTCACTGCGGCGGTACAGTTGGTCGTACTGATCGTTGTGGCAAATGGTGGGCAGCGAAGTCAGCAAGTTTCGAGCGGCTTCGTATTCCTGTCGAGAACAAAGCTTGTTTGCTCGGCGGAGCAGTTTGTCGCCGACTTGCTGCGAAAGTTGTTGGTACTTGGCATTCTCCGGCTCCAGTTCGAGCAACTGCTGAAGCAAGCCAGCGACTTGGGAGTAGTTCTTTTCTTCCAAGCATTGTTGCAGTTCGCTTTGGAGTGCCCGCAACTGATCGAGGTGAACTTGGCTGCTTTGCCGGATTCGCTTGGACTCATCGTCCAGCAGGTTTTCGGGGACTTGTGCCAAGAGCTTCACCGCGGCGGAAAGATTGTTCTGCGCGTGAGCTTCTTTGGCCGCAGCGATTCGCTGGTTGGCTTTGCTGTGGACTTTCTCCTGCAGAACTTCCACTTTCTCTTTCGCTGCTGCGGCTTGATCACGAAGAGATTGAAAACGGTAGTCGTTGTTTTGTGCCAAGCGATTCAGGATCGCCAATGCTCGTTCGTACTCGTGCTCTTTGGCGGCGGTGACGGCGTCGGTGAGCTTCGTTTCTTGTTCGGTCAGTCGCTGTTTCAACCAGACCGAGAGGTCTTGCCCGCATCCCACGCAGAATTTTTGCGAAAGGCTGACGGGGTCTCCGCATTGCACACATTTCTCGTACAGCGAGTGACCACACCCGCCACAGAATTGGGCTTCCGCCGCATTGAGATGGTTGCACGCACCGCAGGCTAGCGAGGCGGAGGTTGAAGACGAAACGGACATCGAGGGGAACCCAGGGAGTACGTCTGAGGAACGAATCCACTGAGCTTAGTGATGTCGCGAAAGCCGGGAAGGCTTCGTTTTATTGGTTCACAGACGTCACACCGAATGTTCACGTCTTCTTCATTTTTGCCCGCGGGACGGGGCCGACATCGTGGCAGGGCAAGTCTGGTAACGAGCTGAGAAACAGTCGTCCGTAGGGTTTGGACCGGATGCGAGGATCCAAGACAACCACCATGCCCGAGTCATCGCGTGTGCGAATCAAACGGCCGAAGCCCTGGCGAAATTTAATGACCGCTTCGGGCAGTTGATAATCGGGAAACGGATGTCCGCCACGAGCTCGGATCGTTTCCAGCCGAGCTTCCAGCAATGGGTGGTCCGGGACCGAAAATGGAAGCTTGGTGATGATCACATTGGTCAACGCATCGCCGGGAACGTCGACGCCCTGCCAAAAGCTGTCTGTTCCCAGCAAGATGCCTCGCGGGTCTTTTCGGAACGATTCGAGCAACTGCGTGCGGTTCTGTTCTCCGGCTTGACTGTACAACCGCAGGTCACGTTCGATGCACCACGACGTCAACGCATCCGCGCATTTGCGGAGCAATGAGTAGCTGGTGAACAACACAAACGCGTGGCCGTCGGTGTGGCCTGCGAAACGTTTGATCTGTTCGGGCAACGCTGATTCAAACTCGTCTCGTTTGGCCGATGGATCGGGTAATCCACGGACGATGATCAGCTTGGCTTGTTTCTCGTAGTCGAAGGGACTGCCGACCTGGAGTGATCGCCCGGTGGTCAGTCCAATTCGACTTCGGAAGAATTTGAACTTGTCCTCCTCACCCGTGGCGAGCGTTGCGCTGGTCATGATCACCGATCCGATGTCTTCGTTTTGAAAGACTTCTTCTCGAAGCGTTTGTCCGATGTCGATGGGGGAAGCCGATAGCGAAACACGATCCAAACCGCGCTTGCTGCCTGAGGATTCGACCCAATACACGGATTCTTGTTTCAACGATTGATCGAGCCATTCCCGCAGTCCGCCCGCCAGTGCCAGCAGTCGATCATGAGCCGATTGGAAGTCTTGGCGATCGGAATCGTTTTCCTGTCCATCCGCGTGTGCACGCAATCGACGCGCGAGGATTTCCATTGGTTCGCTGAGTGGATTTGGTACCAACTCCGGATGATGCACTCGCCCATTGCGTGAACGCGATTGCTGCATCCAATCCAAAATGCTCGCGAACATTTCACTGGCGGCAAAGCGGCAGCGATCGACTTGCTTTTGCAGCGCCTCCAACTTGTGAGCGACGAGCAAGCCTTTTTGTTGACGATCGTTATAAAGACGATCAAACAGGTAGTCGAATTGGCCGCTGGTCAAACGGATGCCCAGATGGTCGCCGGCGACCGATTCGATCGTATGGCATTCATCGAGAATGATGGCATCGTAGTCCGGCAGCAACGAAACGCCTTGACGTCGCATGGCGATGTCGGTGAACAACATCGCGTGGTTCACGATCAGCAACTGAGCATGCTGGGCACGTCGGCGTGCTTTGAAATAGAAGCAGTCCTTGAAGTGATCGCACTTGTTGCGAAGGCAATTGCCCGTGTCACTGCGGACTTCATCCCAAACTTGGTTGTCGGGTTTCAACGGCAGCGTGGACAGAGATCCGTCGGCCGTGTCTTTGGACCATTTTCGGATGTCCCGCAGTTGTTGCATTTGAAAGTCGTTGGCCATCAGAGAGACCGACTTTTCAACCGCACGTCCCATCCGACGCAGTGAAAGATAGTTGCTTCGACCTTTGACCAAGACCGCCGAGAATTCGCGAGGGATCACGCTGTTGAGAAGCGGGATGTCTTTGCCGATCAGTTGTTCTTGCAAGCTGATCGTGTGCGTGGACACCAGTACTCGGCGAGGTCGGTCCGCGTCGTCGTTTTGTTCGACGGCGGGGCGGATGCGATCGTCCACCGGTTCAGATGACTTCTTGGGTTTGCCGGATTCTTGTTGGTCGTTGGTGGCGTGCAGAATGGCCGCGGCCAAGTAGGCAAAGCTCTTGCCCGTACCCGTTCCGGCTTCCACGACGAGGTGCTCGCGATCGGTGAGGGCCGACGCGACCTCGCGGGCCATCTGCAATTGTTGCTCGCGAGGTTCGTACCTTGGCAAGCGACGGCTGATGCTGCCGCCCGGTCCGAGGATGGAATCGATCGAAAGTGGTTCGCTCACGAAGAAGCCTGGTCCGCATCGTTGGTCAGGGATCGATCATACAGACGATGAGTTTTGGAGCGGGTGGCTCCTCCACGTTCGATCGTTCCGCGAGAAAGCTGGTTGCTTTCGAGAACCCATGAGAACTCGCCCATTTGGATGCCAAAGTCGATCGCTTCAGGAAGGATCTTGTAGAGCGTGACCAAACCGAGGCCCCACTTTTGGTATTCCGGCAAGACGTTGGCGCTGACCAATCGCAAACGTGTCAGTTTCTTTCGACCCAGCAAGAGCTTCAGCCAACCGAAGGGGAAGAGCTTGCCACCGATTTGTTTGATCAGTGGGTTGTAGTCCAACAGGCCGAAGCCGGCCCCGACGGGTTTGCCTTCGATTTCGGCGATGCTGGTCAGGCGAGGCAGCAGCAAGTTTTTCAGGCCTTTGCTCTGTTCCACCACTTCCTGTTCGCTCATCGGGACGTAGCCCCAAGTTTGTTGGAGCGATTGATTGTAGATGTCCAGGAAGACTCGCACGTCGGCATTGAAGTTGTTCGAAGCGATGGGGCGACACTTGACATTGAAACGCCGTGTCGATTCTTCGATCACGAACATCAGTTTTGGATCAAGTGTTTCCAGGATGTCGATCGAGGCTTCGTAGCTGTATAGGTCTTGGGTTTTCTCAAAGCCCGCCGCCGTGATCAGCCGTTCGTAGTATTCATGGTTGTAAGGAATCAGGAACGTGGGCGGCGTGTCGAAGCCGTCGACCAGCAGCCCAACCTCGTAGTTCAGGCTCGGATGAGCTGGGCCGCGGACTGCCGTCATGCCTCGTTCTTTGAGCCACTCGGCCGCGGTGTTAAGCAACACAATCGCGGCTTCTTCGTCGTCTTCGCATTCAAAGAAACCGAAGAACCCACGCTTCTCGTCGTGGTAATGATTGTGAGCGTGATTGACGACCGCCAAGACCCGGCCGACCACACGATCGCCCCGTCGCACCAAGAACGTTTGGCCTTCGGCGTCGTCATAAAACGGGTGGTGTTTGAATCCGACCAGTTTGACTCGTTCGCTCCAAAGTGGCGGCACC containing:
- a CDS encoding glycoside hydrolase family 43 protein encodes the protein MKSHGISTLITPRIVAATFLTLLAWMSIGRTEDSTALDPTSHFTNPIAKAADPWVVLDEANSRYLWCRSANDRGIILSESPDLTSMGTEHLIWTAPDQGPYSKEVWAPELHLINERWHVYFAASDGDNANHLAYVLVSQTKDPFGSYDLHGPFATGDGEDGRSPNVWAIDMTVLEHNEKLYALWSGWDKPGSDNQYLYIAPMKSPTEMSGPRVRVCDNDDYLWERVEPDPSQRGLNEGPEVFQANDRTFVFYSCAASWLPTYKLGRLELIGDDPLDPASWKKHPQPAFQSTEEVFGVGHSCFAPTIDQQEWWHVFHSKVDRTPGWKRVIHLQPMSVDDDGTPNLGSPIPRDQAIRRPSK
- the pilM gene encoding pilus assembly protein PilM — translated: MSVSSSTSASLACGACNHLNAAEAQFCGGCGHSLYEKCVQCGDPVSLSQKFCVGCGQDLSVWLKQRLTEQETKLTDAVTAAKEHEYERALAILNRLAQNNDYRFQSLRDQAAAAKEKVEVLQEKVHSKANQRIAAAKEAHAQNNLSAAVKLLAQVPENLLDDESKRIRQSSQVHLDQLRALQSELQQCLEEKNYSQVAGLLQQLLELEPENAKYQQLSQQVGDKLLRRANKLCSRQEYEAARNLLTSLPTICHNDQYDQLYRRSDMACWLSKQFDVEPFASNALGRLAMRYAKEFPSDGKAAECVKQLSQAVKSKRTTARDGLANWRGKNQSWLGGRVGVFANPQSLKLDELSERPSSFAPYAAAIGLALHALGRTRITGNLLPKKGVMSKLGFSKAKPAWGIDIGSSAIHAVKIRLEKGVDEPIVEAVHQLEFKQPTCRGGSKTATELIPEAVTRLLEEINVDDTLVFANLPACDGVARFCELPPVKDKDADKLIETEVKTRIPIASDDLALLTWCAPLQKESVIGRPVVMSAATNLAVSRRTDLLGLAGLKLDGMVPESIALANFAAFEFSETLDLPEEKPAKKKKKKGDEEEETVATNANQSITSLGKQPTLALVDIGASKTTLLLISPVSVWFWSYESGGEDATAIAARRCKITAEEAEQSKRNLAAIAKPHEVDEEIREKHEVIRARLRKLFEEADKTFRHLDIQEVWCVGSAHQQHGFIRRVLMK
- a CDS encoding ATP-dependent DNA helicase, translated to MSEPLSIDSILGPGGSISRRLPRYEPREQQLQMAREVASALTDREHLVVEAGTGTGKSFAYLAAAILHATNDQQESGKPKKSSEPVDDRIRPAVEQNDDADRPRRVLVSTHTISLQEQLIGKDIPLLNSVIPREFSAVLVKGRSNYLSLRRMGRAVEKSVSLMANDFQMQQLRDIRKWSKDTADGSLSTLPLKPDNQVWDEVRSDTGNCLRNKCDHFKDCFYFKARRRAQHAQLLIVNHAMLFTDIAMRRQGVSLLPDYDAIILDECHTIESVAGDHLGIRLTSGQFDYLFDRLYNDRQQKGLLVAHKLEALQKQVDRCRFAASEMFASILDWMQQSRSRNGRVHHPELVPNPLSEPMEILARRLRAHADGQENDSDRQDFQSAHDRLLALAGGLREWLDQSLKQESVYWVESSGSKRGLDRVSLSASPIDIGQTLREEVFQNEDIGSVIMTSATLATGEEDKFKFFRSRIGLTTGRSLQVGSPFDYEKQAKLIIVRGLPDPSAKRDEFESALPEQIKRFAGHTDGHAFVLFTSYSLLRKCADALTSWCIERDLRLYSQAGEQNRTQLLESFRKDPRGILLGTDSFWQGVDVPGDALTNVIITKLPFSVPDHPLLEARLETIRARGGHPFPDYQLPEAVIKFRQGFGRLIRTRDDSGMVVVLDPRIRSKPYGRLFLSSLPDLPCHDVGPVPRAKMKKT
- a CDS encoding N-acetyltransferase — encoded protein: MSAKVLCQPVSGRKDQKAFLDLEKRLYQDDPNWVPPLWSERVKLVGFKHHPFYDDAEGQTFLVRRGDRVVGRVLAVVNHAHNHYHDEKRGFFGFFECEDDEEAAIVLLNTAAEWLKERGMTAVRGPAHPSLNYEVGLLVDGFDTPPTFLIPYNHEYYERLITAAGFEKTQDLYSYEASIDILETLDPKLMFVIEESTRRFNVKCRPIASNNFNADVRVFLDIYNQSLQQTWGYVPMSEQEVVEQSKGLKNLLLPRLTSIAEIEGKPVGAGFGLLDYNPLIKQIGGKLFPFGWLKLLLGRKKLTRLRLVSANVLPEYQKWGLGLVTLYKILPEAIDFGIQMGEFSWVLESNQLSRGTIERGGATRSKTHRLYDRSLTNDADQASS